The Flammeovirgaceae bacterium genome contains a region encoding:
- a CDS encoding peptidylprolyl isomerase has translation MQIAKHKVVSIHYTLKDNSGNTLDSSEGRSPLVYMQGVGNLIPGMEEGLEGKSKGDKFQIKVSPEKGYGARDERLLQKVPRSAFGSQEVRKGMQFRAETGGGPQVVTVTEVGLESVTVDGNHPLAGVELNFSVEVMDVRNATAEEIAHGHVHGPGGHHH, from the coding sequence ATGCAGATAGCAAAACACAAAGTTGTCTCCATTCATTATACGTTGAAGGACAACTCAGGCAACACACTCGACAGCAGCGAAGGCCGTAGCCCGCTGGTGTACATGCAAGGCGTTGGTAACCTGATACCCGGTATGGAAGAAGGCCTTGAAGGAAAAAGTAAGGGCGATAAGTTTCAGATAAAAGTAAGCCCTGAAAAAGGGTATGGAGCGCGCGATGAACGCCTGCTGCAGAAAGTTCCCCGCTCCGCATTTGGCAGCCAGGAGGTACGCAAAGGCATGCAGTTCAGAGCGGAGACAGGCGGTGGTCCGCAGGTGGTTACGGTAACCGAAGTGGGGCTGGAGTCAGTAACGGTAGATGGTAACCATCCGCTGGCGGGTGTTGAACTGAATTTCTCCGTTGAAGTAATGGATGTTCGAAATGCAACAGCTGAAGAAATTGCCCACGGCCATGTTCATGGTCCCGGTGGTCATCATCATTGA
- a CDS encoding DUF1772 domain-containing protein: MTVFIRFVNLILAALLAGTSFGIWIGLNPRSYSPATYLEQQHLLVKSLNTLMVSLVLAATIVTIISAVLHRKNKTGFIMLLIAAAFFASCIFISRFGNLPIQTEMMNWTVETLPDNWTLLRDKWWTLHILRTAAELIALTLVALTTSITALKPLNEN, encoded by the coding sequence ATGACAGTATTTATACGTTTTGTTAATCTAATTTTAGCGGCTCTTCTTGCCGGCACAAGTTTTGGAATCTGGATAGGACTTAATCCCAGAAGTTACTCGCCCGCTACTTACCTTGAGCAACAACACCTGCTGGTTAAATCATTAAATACGCTTATGGTTTCGCTTGTACTGGCTGCAACCATCGTAACTATAATCTCGGCAGTTCTTCATAGAAAAAACAAGACTGGTTTTATTATGCTGCTTATCGCAGCCGCATTTTTTGCATCCTGTATTTTCATTTCAAGGTTTGGCAACCTCCCTATTCAAACTGAAATGATGAACTGGACAGTGGAGACACTACCGGACAACTGGACGTTGCTTCGGGACAAATGGTGGACACTACACATTTTGAGGACAGCGGCAGAATTAATTGCACTTACCCTTGTAGCATTAACAACAAGTATAACTGCCTTAAAACCATTGAATGAAAATTAA
- a CDS encoding MBL fold metallo-hydrolase, translated as MKVEQIYTGCLAQGAYYIESEGEAVIVDPLRETSPYIEKAEKSGAKIKYVLETHFHADFVSGHIDLATKTNATIVYGPTAKPSFKAHIAADGEELKVGKLTIKVLHTPGHTMESTTYLLKDENGKDYAIFSGDTLFLGDVGRPDLAQKAANMTQEQLAGLLFDSLRTKIMPLADEVIVYPAHGAGSACGKNMMKETVDTLGNQKKVNYALRADMTREDFIKEVTDGLLPPPAYFPENVKMNKEGYKTIDSVLKKGSRALTCEEFEVAANETGALMLDTRHEQIFAKGFIPNAINISLDGSFAPWAGTLIPGVNHPILIIAEPGREVEAVTRLARVGYDNTLGYLKGGLEAWKNSGKDVDVIESIPATEFAQRAKTSTIKVIDVRKPGEYNAEHMVGSINIPLEYLNEHLAEVPKSETVYIHCAGGYRSMTASSILKARGWDNLVDIAGGFKAMVVAGIPKTDNTCPASAKV; from the coding sequence ATGAAAGTTGAACAAATCTACACCGGTTGCCTGGCACAAGGTGCCTATTATATCGAATCGGAGGGCGAAGCGGTCATAGTTGATCCGTTACGCGAAACCAGCCCGTATATTGAAAAAGCCGAAAAAAGCGGAGCGAAAATCAAGTATGTGCTCGAAACACATTTCCATGCCGACTTTGTTTCAGGGCATATTGACCTGGCAACCAAAACCAACGCTACAATTGTGTATGGCCCTACCGCCAAACCTTCTTTTAAGGCACACATTGCCGCTGATGGCGAAGAGCTGAAAGTTGGTAAACTTACCATCAAGGTGCTGCACACGCCTGGGCATACCATGGAGTCAACCACGTATTTACTGAAAGATGAAAACGGTAAGGACTATGCCATTTTCAGTGGCGATACATTATTCCTGGGCGATGTAGGGCGGCCCGACCTGGCACAGAAAGCCGCTAACATGACGCAGGAACAACTTGCCGGTTTATTGTTCGATTCGCTTCGTACCAAAATAATGCCGCTGGCTGATGAGGTAATTGTTTACCCGGCTCACGGGGCCGGTTCAGCCTGCGGAAAAAATATGATGAAAGAAACGGTTGATACCTTGGGCAACCAGAAAAAGGTAAACTATGCCCTTCGTGCCGACATGACACGCGAAGACTTTATTAAAGAAGTTACCGATGGCCTGCTGCCACCTCCGGCTTATTTCCCGGAGAATGTTAAGATGAATAAGGAGGGTTATAAAACTATTGATAGCGTGCTGAAGAAAGGCTCCCGGGCGCTCACATGCGAGGAGTTTGAAGTAGCCGCTAACGAAACCGGAGCACTGATGCTGGATACGCGGCATGAGCAAATTTTTGCAAAAGGATTTATACCCAACGCCATCAACATCAGTCTTGACGGAAGCTTTGCCCCCTGGGCCGGAACGCTGATACCCGGAGTTAATCATCCGATACTGATTATTGCAGAGCCGGGAAGAGAGGTTGAAGCAGTTACCCGGCTGGCCCGTGTAGGCTACGATAATACATTGGGTTATTTGAAGGGTGGATTGGAAGCCTGGAAAAATTCCGGAAAAGATGTTGACGTCATTGAATCAATACCGGCCACAGAATTTGCCCAACGAGCCAAAACAAGCACAATCAAAGTAATTGATGTGCGGAAGCCCGGTGAATACAATGCCGAACACATGGTAGGATCAATAAATATTCCTTTGGAATACCTGAATGAACATCTTGCTGAAGTGCCAAAAAGTGAAACGGTTTACATCCATTGTGCTGGCGGCTATCGCTCAATGACGGCTTCTTCCATCTTAAAGGCACGCGGCTGGGATAACCTGGTGGATATTGCCGGTGGCTTTAAAGCAATGGTTGTTGCGGGGATTCCTAAAACGGACAATACCTGCCCCGCATCAGCTAAGGTTTAA
- a CDS encoding Crp/Fnr family transcriptional regulator has product MQVQQLFPQFDSSLLEFIEKTGNEVEFNEGELLMRPGQYFKNSLIILEGRVKLYREGENGEEFFLYYLEPGNACALSMICATKNEASAIKAKAVTYVKALAIPLQHMDTLMRDHRNWYYYVLETYRSRFEELLTVIDQIAFHSMDEKLEFYLKRQFETLGKSITITHQQIADDLNSSREVISRLLKKLENQKRVVVSRNEITNINL; this is encoded by the coding sequence ATGCAAGTTCAGCAGCTCTTCCCGCAGTTCGATTCATCCCTTCTTGAGTTTATTGAAAAAACCGGGAATGAGGTGGAGTTCAATGAAGGAGAATTGCTGATGCGTCCCGGGCAGTACTTTAAAAATTCGCTCATTATTCTTGAAGGGCGTGTAAAGCTTTACCGGGAGGGCGAAAACGGTGAGGAGTTTTTTCTTTATTACCTGGAGCCGGGCAATGCGTGCGCACTCTCTATGATCTGTGCCACAAAAAACGAGGCAAGCGCCATTAAGGCCAAGGCTGTAACGTATGTTAAAGCACTGGCAATCCCCCTGCAGCACATGGATACACTGATGCGCGACCACCGCAACTGGTACTACTATGTGCTGGAAACGTACCGCTCGCGTTTTGAAGAACTCCTTACGGTTATTGATCAAATTGCTTTTCATTCTATGGACGAAAAACTGGAGTTTTACCTGAAACGCCAGTTTGAAACACTGGGTAAATCCATCACTATTACCCACCAGCAAATTGCAGATGACCTGAATTCTTCCCGCGAAGTAATTTCGCGCCTGCTGAAAAAACTCGAAAATCAAAAAAGGGTGGTTGTTTCGCGTAACGAGATTACCAACATCAACCTGTAA
- a CDS encoding neutral/alkaline non-lysosomal ceramidase N-terminal domain-containing protein, giving the protein MHKVFRVSVRVILGLLTVIILFLAVSIAPVERTLPVDQFFYNEMMSRIDSAVTRPEETDTTALRVGFGKASITPAYPTATAGYVKRKGKPFSAIRDSVFVRTMAIDKEGEMCFIVSLDMLIVPPLLYGQLKEQLPASGYSIDQVFLGATHTHNSIGQWDDSVVGEIYAGDYKADLVSSLAQQVIRSMHNAAADLKPGKFNYGVVAVPNAVTNRLISNGPVDSLLHILEFTRNDGTKGILTSFSAHATCLSSKDLRLSRDYPGELVDQLEASGYTFAMFMAGAVGSHAPIREASGDSKIQMMGSLLTEAVQQVSVKPVSVTEVRLLHIPLKLGNRQIKVLPNWRVRPWLSSRLMGEHEVNLTMLKIGEVVMFGTPCDFSGMLTPQIYHAAVPHKLHAFVTSFNGGYIGYITPDEYYDLDAYETQTMNWYGPGNGSYIQDCLKRIISNFEP; this is encoded by the coding sequence ATGCATAAAGTTTTTCGGGTTAGCGTAAGAGTAATACTGGGGCTGTTAACTGTAATCATCCTTTTTTTGGCTGTTTCAATAGCTCCTGTTGAACGAACCTTACCGGTTGACCAATTCTTTTATAATGAAATGATGAGCCGGATTGACAGCGCAGTAACAAGACCTGAAGAAACAGATACTACTGCACTACGTGTTGGTTTTGGAAAGGCATCCATTACCCCGGCTTACCCAACTGCTACGGCCGGTTATGTTAAACGAAAAGGAAAACCGTTTTCAGCTATCCGCGATTCGGTGTTTGTGCGCACAATGGCAATTGACAAGGAAGGGGAGATGTGCTTTATAGTGAGCCTCGATATGCTTATTGTACCGCCCTTGCTGTATGGACAACTGAAGGAACAACTCCCTGCTTCAGGCTACTCTATTGATCAGGTTTTTCTTGGGGCAACGCACACGCATAACAGCATTGGCCAGTGGGATGATAGTGTGGTAGGCGAAATATATGCGGGCGATTACAAGGCTGACTTAGTGAGTTCGCTGGCACAGCAAGTTATCCGAAGCATGCACAATGCTGCTGCTGATCTGAAGCCGGGTAAATTCAACTACGGAGTTGTTGCAGTACCCAATGCGGTTACCAATCGCCTCATCAGTAACGGACCTGTTGATTCGCTGCTGCACATATTGGAATTTACCCGTAATGATGGAACGAAAGGCATACTCACCTCTTTTTCTGCCCATGCCACATGCCTGTCATCAAAAGATTTGCGCCTCTCCCGCGATTACCCGGGCGAGTTGGTTGATCAACTTGAAGCCAGCGGGTACACCTTTGCCATGTTCATGGCCGGTGCTGTAGGCAGCCATGCGCCAATACGGGAGGCGAGCGGTGATTCGAAAATCCAAATGATGGGAAGCCTTTTGACCGAGGCTGTTCAGCAGGTATCCGTAAAACCGGTAAGCGTAACAGAAGTCCGGTTGTTACACATTCCTCTTAAACTGGGTAACCGGCAGATAAAAGTGTTGCCGAACTGGCGGGTACGGCCGTGGCTTAGTTCACGGCTTATGGGTGAACACGAAGTTAATCTCACCATGTTAAAGATTGGCGAGGTGGTGATGTTCGGAACACCGTGCGATTTTTCCGGAATGCTTACGCCTCAGATTTATCATGCAGCCGTGCCGCATAAGCTACATGCATTCGTCACCAGTTTTAATGGCGGCTATATCGGTTACATTACACCTGATGAGTATTATGATTTGGATGCCTACGAAACCCAAACCATGAACTGGTATGGACCCGGTAACGGTTCGTACATACAGGATTGTTTAAAGAGAATAATCTCAAACTTTGAACCCTGA
- a CDS encoding M20/M25/M40 family metallo-hydrolase, giving the protein MKQSTFLLLLFLTVSCSNKKKVFTREDGLTSFSVSGLEQHLKTLASDDFMGRMPFTEGEKKTLAYLEDQLKQIGIEPGNGISYLQEVPMVNITTTAAPTMTVKSKKGATTLEGLKDYVIWTERTDEKIELRDVDLVFAGFGIVAPEYNWNDYEGLDVKDKVVLVMVNVPGFGSGDSTLFKGNTMTYYGRWTYKFEEAARQGAKGVLIIHDDVAAGYGFWVVQNNWNTSRLYLDRRAANPYFCNMVGWVTNPTAKKLFETAGVDWAATVSAARKPGFKAVPMNLKLSTSLSVKATFDTSYNVVGKITGAQQPGEYIIYSTHWDHLGIGKADERGDTIYNGALDNASGTAGMLELAKAFKSVKNKPSRSIVFLFVTAEEQNLLGSAHYAANPIYPVEKTVANINIDGINPYGKMNDIVVVGIGQSDLEDYLNEEAKAVGRYTSPEPNPVAGYYFRSDHFSFAKVGVPALYTGTGIDHFEKGSEYGKQLQDEYVAKYYHKPSDEYDTSRWNLEGAVEDLKLLFNVGKRLSLENTWPRWKPGSEFKAIRENQLKEP; this is encoded by the coding sequence ATGAAACAATCAACTTTTCTGCTGCTCCTATTCCTTACTGTTTCCTGCTCCAACAAAAAGAAAGTATTTACCCGCGAAGACGGACTCACCTCTTTTAGCGTAAGCGGATTGGAGCAACATTTAAAAACCCTCGCCTCCGATGACTTTATGGGCCGCATGCCCTTTACCGAAGGCGAGAAAAAAACACTGGCTTACCTGGAAGACCAGCTTAAACAAATCGGTATTGAACCGGGTAATGGCATCAGTTACCTGCAAGAGGTACCCATGGTAAATATTACAACCACTGCGGCCCCAACCATGACCGTGAAATCGAAAAAAGGGGCAACTACCCTGGAGGGCTTAAAAGACTATGTTATCTGGACGGAGCGCACCGATGAGAAAATTGAACTCCGTGACGTTGACCTGGTGTTTGCCGGCTTCGGCATTGTAGCGCCCGAATACAACTGGAACGATTATGAAGGACTTGATGTAAAAGATAAAGTTGTACTGGTGATGGTGAACGTTCCGGGATTTGGTTCGGGTGACTCTACTCTGTTTAAAGGCAACACCATGACCTACTACGGCCGGTGGACCTACAAGTTTGAAGAAGCCGCACGGCAAGGCGCCAAAGGTGTTCTGATTATTCATGATGATGTTGCGGCCGGTTATGGCTTCTGGGTAGTTCAAAACAACTGGAACACCTCGCGCCTCTACCTCGACAGGCGCGCAGCCAATCCTTATTTCTGCAACATGGTAGGCTGGGTTACCAATCCGACAGCAAAAAAACTATTTGAAACTGCCGGAGTAGATTGGGCTGCTACAGTTTCAGCAGCCCGTAAGCCGGGTTTCAAAGCCGTGCCGATGAACCTGAAACTGTCCACTTCGCTTTCGGTAAAGGCAACCTTTGATACATCCTACAACGTGGTTGGGAAAATCACCGGGGCACAGCAACCCGGTGAATACATTATCTACTCCACGCACTGGGATCACCTGGGCATTGGCAAAGCCGATGAACGTGGAGACACCATCTATAACGGAGCGCTGGATAATGCGAGCGGCACGGCCGGCATGTTGGAGTTGGCTAAAGCATTTAAATCGGTTAAGAACAAGCCAAGCCGCAGCATTGTTTTTCTTTTTGTAACAGCCGAAGAACAGAACCTGCTTGGCTCGGCCCATTATGCCGCCAACCCCATTTACCCGGTTGAGAAAACAGTGGCGAACATTAATATTGACGGCATTAATCCTTACGGTAAAATGAACGACATTGTGGTAGTAGGCATCGGCCAATCTGATTTGGAAGATTACCTGAATGAAGAAGCGAAAGCCGTTGGGCGTTATACCTCACCGGAACCCAACCCGGTTGCAGGGTATTACTTCCGTTCCGATCATTTCAGTTTTGCCAAAGTGGGTGTGCCCGCACTTTATACCGGTACCGGTATCGATCATTTCGAAAAAGGATCTGAATACGGCAAGCAACTGCAGGATGAGTACGTAGCGAAATACTACCACAAACCATCGGATGAATACGATACTTCACGCTGGAACCTGGAAGGGGCCGTGGAGGATTTAAAACTTTTGTTCAATGTGGGCAAACGCCTGTCGCTTGAAAATACCTGGCCCCGCTGGAAGCCGGGTTCGGAGTTTAAGGCAATTCGGGAGAATCAATTGAAGGAACCATAG
- a CDS encoding PhoH family protein — translation MIEKVITLDNISLIDFLGVEDRTITSLATAFPKSKIVSRGNQILIKGSTSEVIQIDDILNALIHHYHKYGSIREEDVKTYVSNEKALVADTALEDDQVILYGTKGTPIKPKTPNQQKLVKLVKDNDLVFALGPAGTGKTYISVAFAVKALKNKQVKKIIITRPAVEAGENLGFLPGDLKEKIDPYLRPIYDALHDMIPFEKLQYYMEREIIEIAPLAYMRGRTLNNAFILLDEAQNTTPMQMKMFLTRMGPDSKMIVTGDTSQVDLPSKQTSGLNEAVRLLQQIKGIGFIELTQQDVIRHKLVRDIIEAYAAGSSTRG, via the coding sequence TTGATAGAAAAAGTAATTACACTCGACAATATTTCCCTGATTGATTTTCTGGGGGTTGAAGACAGGACCATCACTTCGCTGGCCACGGCTTTTCCAAAAAGCAAAATTGTTTCCCGCGGCAACCAGATACTGATTAAAGGCAGCACATCCGAAGTAATCCAGATTGATGATATCCTGAATGCACTTATTCATCATTACCACAAATACGGCAGCATCCGTGAAGAGGACGTAAAAACGTATGTAAGCAACGAAAAAGCACTGGTAGCCGATACCGCACTGGAGGATGACCAGGTAATACTTTACGGAACAAAGGGAACTCCGATAAAACCCAAAACACCCAACCAGCAAAAGCTGGTTAAACTGGTAAAAGACAACGACCTGGTGTTTGCGCTCGGCCCTGCCGGAACCGGCAAGACCTACATCTCAGTTGCCTTTGCCGTTAAGGCGCTGAAGAACAAACAGGTTAAAAAGATTATCATCACCCGGCCTGCCGTTGAAGCAGGCGAAAACCTGGGCTTTTTACCGGGCGACCTGAAAGAAAAAATTGATCCGTACCTGCGGCCCATTTACGATGCCCTGCACGACATGATACCGTTTGAAAAACTACAGTATTACATGGAGCGCGAGATCATTGAAATTGCACCCCTCGCCTACATGCGCGGCCGCACGCTGAATAATGCGTTCATCCTGCTGGATGAAGCACAGAACACCACACCCATGCAAATGAAAATGTTCCTTACCCGCATGGGCCCCGATTCAAAAATGATTGTTACCGGTGACACCAGCCAGGTTGATTTACCCTCCAAACAAACCAGCGGGCTGAATGAAGCGGTAAGGCTGCTGCAGCAGATTAAGGGTATCGGCTTTATTGAACTTACCCAGCAGGATGTTATCCGTCACAAACTGGTGCGCGATATCATTGAAGCGTACGCAGCAGGAAGCAGTACCAGGGGTTAA
- a CDS encoding SAM-dependent chlorinase/fluorinase — protein sequence MAIVTLLTDSGESDHYVAAIKARILSTNPGIRLVDITHRLPPFDIAHAAFVLRSVFRDFPRGTVHLVGVDAVANEQDKPIAIQLEDHFFVGADNGLFGLISDKSHQYLVELNSINSIETTFPERDIFAPAAAKLASGMAIASLGKPLPVFKKMIDRLVKATKKQITGSVIHIDNFGNLITNIPKEAFTVLSKDRVFTIQVGAERFRKIHTQYYQTDEGECFLLFNSLGLLEIGIYKGNAAELLGLEYGSTIVISFE from the coding sequence ATGGCCATTGTTACCCTGCTAACCGATTCGGGCGAGAGCGACCATTACGTGGCAGCCATTAAAGCCCGGATCCTCAGCACCAACCCCGGTATCCGGCTTGTAGACATTACCCACCGGCTTCCTCCGTTCGATATTGCCCATGCGGCTTTTGTACTGCGATCGGTTTTCCGCGATTTTCCCAGGGGCACCGTTCATCTGGTTGGTGTTGATGCGGTGGCCAATGAGCAGGATAAACCAATTGCAATACAACTGGAGGATCATTTTTTTGTTGGTGCCGATAACGGATTGTTTGGCCTGATAAGCGATAAATCGCACCAGTATCTGGTGGAACTGAATTCAATCAATTCCATTGAGACAACTTTTCCTGAACGCGATATCTTCGCCCCGGCAGCGGCAAAACTGGCCAGTGGTATGGCCATTGCCAGCCTCGGCAAACCCTTGCCGGTATTTAAAAAGATGATTGACCGGCTGGTAAAGGCAACCAAGAAACAAATTACCGGGAGTGTTATCCATATTGATAATTTCGGTAATCTTATCACGAACATTCCGAAAGAAGCCTTTACGGTGCTGAGTAAGGACAGGGTTTTTACTATACAGGTGGGGGCTGAAAGGTTCCGGAAAATTCACACCCAATACTACCAAACCGATGAAGGAGAGTGTTTCCTGCTGTTCAACTCCCTGGGTTTACTCGAAATAGGTATATACAAAGGAAACGCGGCCGAACTGCTGGGCCTGGAGTATGGGAGTACCATTGTTATTTCGTTTGAATAA
- a CDS encoding antibiotic biosynthesis monooxygenase, producing MIIRIVRMHFTQAGVDEFLEIFNANKKAIRAFAGCIHLELLRDAEDENTFATLSHWVDEASLEAYRKSELFAGVWGRVKTLFAERSQAFSLVKYIEVA from the coding sequence ATGATTATCCGGATTGTACGCATGCACTTCACCCAGGCGGGTGTTGATGAATTTCTTGAAATATTCAACGCCAATAAAAAAGCTATACGTGCTTTTGCCGGTTGCATCCATCTTGAATTGCTAAGGGATGCGGAGGATGAAAATACATTTGCAACACTTAGCCATTGGGTGGATGAAGCCAGCCTGGAAGCCTACCGTAAGTCGGAGTTGTTTGCGGGTGTGTGGGGAAGGGTTAAAACACTTTTTGCCGAACGGTCGCAGGCATTTTCGCTCGTAAAATATATCGAAGTGGCTTAA
- a CDS encoding S46 family peptidase, which yields MKRKILPLLFVFLFTVARADEGMWLLYLLGDQVYTDMVKKGLKLSKEQLYSINKSSLKDAIIIFGGGCTGEIVSHEGLIFTNHHCGYSAIAAASTVEKNYLRDGFWARSKAEEIPAPSLTVQFLVRIEDVTKPVEEALKGLSGSEWNAKLQSVSQEIVKKTTEGTGYEARVVPFYKGNQFLLFVYERYRDIRLVGTPPESIGKFGGDTDNWEWPRHTGDFAVFRVYAGKDGKPAAYSADNVPLQPKYFLNVSTKGIKEGDFAMIYGYPGSTNRYETSFGVKLKTEIENPAIVNLRDVRLRLMFDEMKKDQAVRLQLASSYAGIANYWKFYDGEAKQLLKYDVYGKKKADEEKFIQWAKGKPEYEQVFAQYEKAYADWQPYAKHRIYMSEGILGSPLAAYAASLQALERALTRKTVNADELTRIAETLKRSRQTFLENENKASDQNILAATCRMFYADIDRAQHPEAYFNTIRSMYGDLSDDSTFKKFAADVFAKTMIFDDARWNAFVAKPDSSSLQNDPAYRYVSTFLKNYNERFGKYSTEFNNRLNDLGRVYLKGVMTMNPGKVSYSDANFTMRMSYGAVKSYRPRDAVFYDYVCTMSGVLEKYKPGDYEFDLPKNLIEAAKKKDFGIYKDPKYNDLVVCFITTNDITGGNSGSPVLNGNGELIGLAFDGNYEALSHKIAFDKDMNRTICVDIRYVLWCIDKLGGAKNIISELVLK from the coding sequence ATGAAACGAAAAATTCTCCCGCTGCTTTTTGTTTTTCTGTTTACCGTTGCCCGTGCCGATGAGGGCATGTGGCTGTTGTACCTGCTGGGCGACCAGGTGTATACCGACATGGTGAAGAAAGGGCTTAAACTGAGTAAAGAACAACTCTACAGCATAAACAAGTCGAGTTTAAAAGATGCCATCATCATTTTTGGTGGCGGATGTACGGGCGAGATTGTAAGCCACGAAGGCTTGATTTTTACAAACCACCATTGCGGTTACAGCGCAATAGCTGCTGCCAGCACGGTAGAAAAAAATTACCTGCGCGATGGCTTCTGGGCCAGGTCGAAGGCCGAGGAAATACCCGCACCTTCACTAACGGTGCAATTTCTGGTTCGCATTGAAGATGTTACGAAACCGGTAGAAGAAGCATTGAAAGGACTTTCGGGCAGCGAGTGGAATGCAAAACTGCAATCCGTATCGCAGGAGATTGTGAAAAAAACCACCGAAGGAACCGGCTATGAAGCGCGCGTGGTACCCTTTTACAAAGGCAATCAGTTTTTGCTTTTTGTGTATGAACGCTACCGCGACATCCGCCTGGTGGGTACTCCGCCCGAAAGCATCGGCAAGTTTGGCGGTGATACCGACAACTGGGAGTGGCCCCGCCACACGGGCGACTTTGCCGTGTTCCGCGTGTATGCCGGCAAAGACGGAAAACCGGCCGCGTATTCGGCCGATAATGTGCCGTTGCAGCCAAAATATTTTCTTAACGTGTCGACCAAAGGAATTAAAGAGGGCGACTTCGCCATGATTTACGGCTACCCCGGCAGTACCAACCGCTACGAAACTTCGTTTGGTGTTAAACTGAAAACCGAAATCGAAAACCCGGCCATCGTTAACCTGCGCGATGTGCGGCTGAGGCTCATGTTCGATGAGATGAAAAAAGATCAGGCCGTACGGCTGCAACTCGCTTCATCGTATGCCGGCATTGCCAACTACTGGAAGTTTTACGATGGCGAAGCCAAACAGTTGCTCAAGTATGATGTGTACGGTAAGAAAAAAGCAGATGAAGAAAAATTCATTCAATGGGCCAAAGGCAAGCCGGAGTATGAACAGGTTTTTGCACAGTACGAAAAAGCCTATGCCGACTGGCAGCCGTATGCGAAACACCGCATTTATATGAGCGAAGGCATCCTCGGTTCACCACTGGCAGCCTATGCCGCCTCGTTGCAGGCGCTGGAACGCGCGCTTACACGTAAAACAGTAAATGCCGATGAACTGACCCGGATTGCGGAAACGTTGAAGCGAAGCCGGCAAACATTTTTGGAAAATGAAAACAAAGCATCCGATCAGAACATACTGGCCGCCACCTGCCGGATGTTTTATGCGGATATTGATCGAGCCCAGCACCCGGAAGCGTATTTCAACACCATCCGCTCCATGTATGGCGATCTTTCGGACGACAGTACCTTTAAGAAATTCGCTGCTGATGTATTTGCCAAAACCATGATTTTTGATGATGCCCGCTGGAATGCCTTCGTGGCTAAACCCGATTCATCCAGCCTGCAAAACGATCCGGCTTACCGGTATGTAAGCACCTTCCTGAAAAACTATAACGAGCGGTTTGGAAAATATTCCACTGAGTTTAACAACCGCCTCAACGACCTGGGCCGTGTGTACCTGAAAGGAGTGATGACCATGAATCCCGGCAAGGTATCGTACTCCGATGCCAACTTTACCATGCGCATGAGCTACGGTGCGGTGAAATCGTACCGGCCGCGTGATGCCGTGTTTTACGATTACGTGTGCACCATGAGCGGGGTGCTTGAAAAATACAAACCGGGCGACTATGAATTCGATTTACCGAAAAACCTGATTGAGGCCGCTAAGAAAAAGGACTTTGGTATTTACAAAGATCCAAAGTATAACGACCTGGTGGTATGTTTCATCACCACCAACGACATTACAGGCGGTAACTCCGGCTCACCGGTGCTCAACGGCAATGGCGAACTTATCGGCCTGGCGTTTGACGGCAACTACGAAGCGCTGAGCCATAAAATTGCCTTTGATAAAGACATGAACCGCACCATTTGTGTGGACATCCGCTATGTGCTCTGGTGCATCGATAAACTGGGCGGAGCCAAAAACATCATCAGTGAATTGGTGCTTAAATAA